The Streptomyces sp. NBC_01276 genome contains the following window.
GACGTCGGGGGCGGCGAGGGCATTCGTCGGGCCGGTGGAGCGGACGGGGCCGGTTGGGCTGGTGAGTCCGGTTGGACTGGTGAGCCAAGAGGGTTCGGTGGGACCGGTCGAGCCAGTGGAGCCCGGGGTGACCGGGGCGGGTGGGGTGCCCAGAGTGCCGCGGGTGCGGAGAGTGTCTCTGGCGGCTGTTGGGCGGTCGGTGACCCGGGTGCCGGGGGCGCACGCCGGGCGGGGGGTGCCCGGGGGGTCGGACGAGCCGGTCGGGCCCGTGGAACCGGCCGTCCGGGCGGCGGAGGGGCGCGGCACGTCGGCCGGGCCGAGGGGGGCCGGTGCGGGGGCTCGGTGGCCGGCGGTGCGGGAGCGGATGCCGGTGTGGGTGCAGGCCCGGTGCGGGATGGAGCCGCGGACGGTGGTGGCCGTCGCCGTCGTGTTGGTCGCGGCGCTCGGATTCGCCGCCCAGCAGTACTGGTCCGGGCGTCCGCGGCCGGTGACGGCCCCCGCGGTGGTCGCCCCGCCGTCCGTGCCGTCCTCGCCGCCCTCGGTCCCGGGCGCCCCGGCCGTCGGCGGAGGGGAGCGGATCGTGGTGGACGTCGGCGGTGGGGTCCGGGAACCGGGGGTGCGGCGGCTGCCCGGCGGCTCGCGGGTGGAGGACGCGCTGGCCGCCGCCGGGGGAGTGGTGCCCGGCACCGACACCACCGGGCTCAACCGGGCCCGGATCCTGGTGGACGGCGAGCAGGTGCTGGTGGGAGCCACCGCGCAGCCGGGTCAGGGCGGCCCGGGAAGCCCGGGGGCTGCCGGACCGGGCCCCGGCCCGTTGAGCCTGGCCAGTGCCACCGTCGAGCAGCTGGACGGGCTGCCCGGGGTCGGCCCGGTGCTCGCGCGGCACATCGTCGACTTCCGTACCGCCCGGGGCGGCTTCCGCACCGTCGAGGACCTCCGGCAGGTCGACGGCATCGGCGAGCGCCGGTTCGCCGACCTGCGCGGGCTGGTGCGGCCGTGAGCACCCCGGAGCGGGGCGGGGCCGTGGCGGTGGACCTGCGGCTGGCGGGGCCGGCGGTGGCCGTCTGGGGAGCGGCCGCCCTCGCG
Protein-coding sequences here:
- a CDS encoding helix-hairpin-helix domain-containing protein → MPVWVQARCGMEPRTVVAVAVVLVAALGFAAQQYWSGRPRPVTAPAVVAPPSVPSSPPSVPGAPAVGGGERIVVDVGGGVREPGVRRLPGGSRVEDALAAAGGVVPGTDTTGLNRARILVDGEQVLVGATAQPGQGGPGSPGAAGPGPGPLSLASATVEQLDGLPGVGPVLARHIVDFRTARGGFRTVEDLRQVDGIGERRFADLRGLVRP